In Rattus norvegicus strain BN/NHsdMcwi chromosome 3, GRCr8, whole genome shotgun sequence, a genomic segment contains:
- the Arrdc1 gene encoding arrestin domain-containing protein 1 isoform X1, translating to MGRVQLFEIRLSQGRVVYSPGEPLAGAVHLRLGAPLPFRAIRVTCMGSCGVSNKANDGAWVVEESYFNSSLSLADKGSLPPGEHNFPFQFLLPATAPTSFEGPFGKIVHQVRASIDTPRFSKDHKCSLVFYILSPLNLNSIPDIEQPNVASTTKKFSYKLVKTGSVVLTASTDLRGYVVGQVLRLQADIENQSGKDTSPVVASLLQKVSYKAKRWIYDVRTIAEVEGTGVKAWRHAQWQEQILVPALPQSALPGCSLIHIDYYLQVWCCPGLGGLRLGGLGLTLQYLRFFQVSMKAPEATVTLPLFVGNIAVNQTPLSPCPGPGSSPGLLSPVVPSAPPQEEAEAVASGPHFSDPVSLSTKSHSQQQPLSTTLGSVSVTTIEPCVQVGSPARHSLHPPLCISIGATVPYFAEGSGGPVPTTSALILPPEYSSWGYPYEAPPSYEQSCGAGGTDVGLIPGS from the exons CTATCCGGGTGACCTGCATGGGTTCCTGTGgggtctccaacaaggccaaCGATGGGGCATGGGTGGTGGAGGAGAGCTACTTCAACAGCTCCCTATCACTGGCTGACAAGG GAAGTCTGCCACCTGGAGAGCACAACTTCCcttttcagttcctgcttcctg CCACAGCACCCACATCTTTCGAGGGCCCCTTTGGGAAGATTGTGCACCAGGTGAGGGCGTCCATCGACACTCCACGTTTTTCCAAGGATCACAAATGCAGCCTCGTGTTCTACATCCTGAGCCCCTTGAACCTGAACAGCATCCCAGATATCGAG CAACCCAATGTGGCCTCTACTACCAAGAAGTTCTCCTATAAGCTGGTGAAGACCGGCAGTGTGGTTCTCACAGCTAGCACGGACCTTCGTGGCTATGTGGTAGGACAGGTGCTGCGGCTGCAGGCTGACATTGAGAACCAGTCGGGCAAGGACACCAGCCCTGTGGTGGCCAGCTTGCTACAG AAGGTGTCCTATAAGGCCAAGCGCTGGATCTATGATGTGCGGACCATTGCAGAGGTGGAGGGCACAGGTGTCAAGGCCTGGAGGCATGCTCAGTGGCAAGAACAGATCCTGGTGCCTGCCCTGCCCCAGTCAGCCCTGCCTGGCTGCAGCCTTATCCACATCGACTATTACCTTCAGGTTTGGTGTTGCCCAGGGCTGGGTGGCCTAAGGCTAGGTGGCCTTGGCCTTACTCTTCAATACCTACGTTTTTTTCAGGTCTCCATGAAAGCACCCGAGGCCACCGTGACTCTCCCACTATTTGTTGGCAATATTGCTGTGAACCAAACTCCACTGAGCCCCTGTCCAGGCCCAGGGTCTTCTCCTGGGCTGCTGTCCCCAGTGGTGCCCTCTGCACCTCCTcaggaagaggctgaggcagtggCTAGTGGCCCTCACTTCTCAGACCCTGTCTCACTCTCCACCAAGAGCCATTCTCAGCAGCAGCCACTGTCTACTACATTGGGTTCTGTGTCTGTCACCACCATTGAGCCGTGTGTTCAGGTTGGAAGTCCTGCTAGACATTCTCTGCACCCTCCCTTGTGCATCTCTATAGGTGCCACTGTCCCCTACTTTGCAGAAGGCTCTGGGGGCCCAGTACCTACCACCAGCGCCTTGATCCTTCCTCCAGAGTACAGTTCATGGGGCTACCCCTATG AGGCTCCACCATCCTATGAGCAGAGCTGTGGTGCTGGTGGTACAGATGTTGGCCTGATCCCAGGGAGCTGA
- the Arrdc1 gene encoding arrestin domain-containing protein 1 isoform X2: MGRVQLFEIRLSQGRVVYSPGEPLAGAVHLRLGAPLPFRAIRVTCMGSCGVSNKANDGAWVVEESYFNSSLSLADKGSLPPGEHNFPFQFLLPATAPTSFEGPFGKIVHQVRASIDTPRFSKDHKCSLVFYILSPLNLNSIPDIEQPNVASTTKKFSYKLVKTGSVVLTASTDLRGYVVGQVLRLQADIENQSGKDTSPVVASLLQVSYKAKRWIYDVRTIAEVEGTGVKAWRHAQWQEQILVPALPQSALPGCSLIHIDYYLQVWCCPGLGGLRLGGLGLTLQYLRFFQVSMKAPEATVTLPLFVGNIAVNQTPLSPCPGPGSSPGLLSPVVPSAPPQEEAEAVASGPHFSDPVSLSTKSHSQQQPLSTTLGSVSVTTIEPCVQVGSPARHSLHPPLCISIGATVPYFAEGSGGPVPTTSALILPPEYSSWGYPYEAPPSYEQSCGAGGTDVGLIPGS, from the exons CTATCCGGGTGACCTGCATGGGTTCCTGTGgggtctccaacaaggccaaCGATGGGGCATGGGTGGTGGAGGAGAGCTACTTCAACAGCTCCCTATCACTGGCTGACAAGG GAAGTCTGCCACCTGGAGAGCACAACTTCCcttttcagttcctgcttcctg CCACAGCACCCACATCTTTCGAGGGCCCCTTTGGGAAGATTGTGCACCAGGTGAGGGCGTCCATCGACACTCCACGTTTTTCCAAGGATCACAAATGCAGCCTCGTGTTCTACATCCTGAGCCCCTTGAACCTGAACAGCATCCCAGATATCGAG CAACCCAATGTGGCCTCTACTACCAAGAAGTTCTCCTATAAGCTGGTGAAGACCGGCAGTGTGGTTCTCACAGCTAGCACGGACCTTCGTGGCTATGTGGTAGGACAGGTGCTGCGGCTGCAGGCTGACATTGAGAACCAGTCGGGCAAGGACACCAGCCCTGTGGTGGCCAGCTTGCTACAG GTGTCCTATAAGGCCAAGCGCTGGATCTATGATGTGCGGACCATTGCAGAGGTGGAGGGCACAGGTGTCAAGGCCTGGAGGCATGCTCAGTGGCAAGAACAGATCCTGGTGCCTGCCCTGCCCCAGTCAGCCCTGCCTGGCTGCAGCCTTATCCACATCGACTATTACCTTCAGGTTTGGTGTTGCCCAGGGCTGGGTGGCCTAAGGCTAGGTGGCCTTGGCCTTACTCTTCAATACCTACGTTTTTTTCAGGTCTCCATGAAAGCACCCGAGGCCACCGTGACTCTCCCACTATTTGTTGGCAATATTGCTGTGAACCAAACTCCACTGAGCCCCTGTCCAGGCCCAGGGTCTTCTCCTGGGCTGCTGTCCCCAGTGGTGCCCTCTGCACCTCCTcaggaagaggctgaggcagtggCTAGTGGCCCTCACTTCTCAGACCCTGTCTCACTCTCCACCAAGAGCCATTCTCAGCAGCAGCCACTGTCTACTACATTGGGTTCTGTGTCTGTCACCACCATTGAGCCGTGTGTTCAGGTTGGAAGTCCTGCTAGACATTCTCTGCACCCTCCCTTGTGCATCTCTATAGGTGCCACTGTCCCCTACTTTGCAGAAGGCTCTGGGGGCCCAGTACCTACCACCAGCGCCTTGATCCTTCCTCCAGAGTACAGTTCATGGGGCTACCCCTATG AGGCTCCACCATCCTATGAGCAGAGCTGTGGTGCTGGTGGTACAGATGTTGGCCTGATCCCAGGGAGCTGA
- the Arrdc1 gene encoding arrestin domain-containing protein 1 isoform X4: MGRVQLFEIRLSQGRVVYSPGEPLAGAVHLRLGAPLPFRGSLPPGEHNFPFQFLLPATAPTSFEGPFGKIVHQVRASIDTPRFSKDHKCSLVFYILSPLNLNSIPDIEQPNVASTTKKFSYKLVKTGSVVLTASTDLRGYVVGQVLRLQADIENQSGKDTSPVVASLLQKVSYKAKRWIYDVRTIAEVEGTGVKAWRHAQWQEQILVPALPQSALPGCSLIHIDYYLQVWCCPGLGGLRLGGLGLTLQYLRFFQVSMKAPEATVTLPLFVGNIAVNQTPLSPCPGPGSSPGLLSPVVPSAPPQEEAEAVASGPHFSDPVSLSTKSHSQQQPLSTTLGSVSVTTIEPCVQVGSPARHSLHPPLCISIGATVPYFAEGSGGPVPTTSALILPPEYSSWGYPYEAPPSYEQSCGAGGTDVGLIPGS, from the exons GAAGTCTGCCACCTGGAGAGCACAACTTCCcttttcagttcctgcttcctg CCACAGCACCCACATCTTTCGAGGGCCCCTTTGGGAAGATTGTGCACCAGGTGAGGGCGTCCATCGACACTCCACGTTTTTCCAAGGATCACAAATGCAGCCTCGTGTTCTACATCCTGAGCCCCTTGAACCTGAACAGCATCCCAGATATCGAG CAACCCAATGTGGCCTCTACTACCAAGAAGTTCTCCTATAAGCTGGTGAAGACCGGCAGTGTGGTTCTCACAGCTAGCACGGACCTTCGTGGCTATGTGGTAGGACAGGTGCTGCGGCTGCAGGCTGACATTGAGAACCAGTCGGGCAAGGACACCAGCCCTGTGGTGGCCAGCTTGCTACAG AAGGTGTCCTATAAGGCCAAGCGCTGGATCTATGATGTGCGGACCATTGCAGAGGTGGAGGGCACAGGTGTCAAGGCCTGGAGGCATGCTCAGTGGCAAGAACAGATCCTGGTGCCTGCCCTGCCCCAGTCAGCCCTGCCTGGCTGCAGCCTTATCCACATCGACTATTACCTTCAGGTTTGGTGTTGCCCAGGGCTGGGTGGCCTAAGGCTAGGTGGCCTTGGCCTTACTCTTCAATACCTACGTTTTTTTCAGGTCTCCATGAAAGCACCCGAGGCCACCGTGACTCTCCCACTATTTGTTGGCAATATTGCTGTGAACCAAACTCCACTGAGCCCCTGTCCAGGCCCAGGGTCTTCTCCTGGGCTGCTGTCCCCAGTGGTGCCCTCTGCACCTCCTcaggaagaggctgaggcagtggCTAGTGGCCCTCACTTCTCAGACCCTGTCTCACTCTCCACCAAGAGCCATTCTCAGCAGCAGCCACTGTCTACTACATTGGGTTCTGTGTCTGTCACCACCATTGAGCCGTGTGTTCAGGTTGGAAGTCCTGCTAGACATTCTCTGCACCCTCCCTTGTGCATCTCTATAGGTGCCACTGTCCCCTACTTTGCAGAAGGCTCTGGGGGCCCAGTACCTACCACCAGCGCCTTGATCCTTCCTCCAGAGTACAGTTCATGGGGCTACCCCTATG AGGCTCCACCATCCTATGAGCAGAGCTGTGGTGCTGGTGGTACAGATGTTGGCCTGATCCCAGGGAGCTGA
- the Arrdc1 gene encoding arrestin domain-containing protein 1 isoform X3: protein MGRVQLFEIRLSQGRVVYSPGEPLAGAVHLRLGAPLPFRAIRVTCMGSCGVSNKANDGAWVVEESYFNSSLSLADKGSLPPGEHNFPFQFLLPATAPTSFEGPFGKIVHQVRASIDTPRFSKDHKCSLVFYILSPLNLNSIPDIEQPNVASTTKKFSYKLVKTGSVVLTASTDLRGYVVGQVLRLQADIENQSGKDTSPVVASLLQVSYKAKRWIYDVRTIAEVEGTGVKAWRHAQWQEQILVPALPQSALPGCSLIHIDYYLQVSMKAPEATVTLPLFVGNIAVNQTPLSPCPGPGSSPGLLSPVVPSAPPQEEAEAVASGPHFSDPVSLSTKSHSQQQPLSTTLGSVSVTTIEPCVQVGSPARHSLHPPLCISIGATVPYFAEGSGGPVPTTSALILPPEYSSWGYPYEAPPSYEQSCGAGGTDVGLIPGS from the exons CTATCCGGGTGACCTGCATGGGTTCCTGTGgggtctccaacaaggccaaCGATGGGGCATGGGTGGTGGAGGAGAGCTACTTCAACAGCTCCCTATCACTGGCTGACAAGG GAAGTCTGCCACCTGGAGAGCACAACTTCCcttttcagttcctgcttcctg CCACAGCACCCACATCTTTCGAGGGCCCCTTTGGGAAGATTGTGCACCAGGTGAGGGCGTCCATCGACACTCCACGTTTTTCCAAGGATCACAAATGCAGCCTCGTGTTCTACATCCTGAGCCCCTTGAACCTGAACAGCATCCCAGATATCGAG CAACCCAATGTGGCCTCTACTACCAAGAAGTTCTCCTATAAGCTGGTGAAGACCGGCAGTGTGGTTCTCACAGCTAGCACGGACCTTCGTGGCTATGTGGTAGGACAGGTGCTGCGGCTGCAGGCTGACATTGAGAACCAGTCGGGCAAGGACACCAGCCCTGTGGTGGCCAGCTTGCTACAG GTGTCCTATAAGGCCAAGCGCTGGATCTATGATGTGCGGACCATTGCAGAGGTGGAGGGCACAGGTGTCAAGGCCTGGAGGCATGCTCAGTGGCAAGAACAGATCCTGGTGCCTGCCCTGCCCCAGTCAGCCCTGCCTGGCTGCAGCCTTATCCACATCGACTATTACCTTCAG GTCTCCATGAAAGCACCCGAGGCCACCGTGACTCTCCCACTATTTGTTGGCAATATTGCTGTGAACCAAACTCCACTGAGCCCCTGTCCAGGCCCAGGGTCTTCTCCTGGGCTGCTGTCCCCAGTGGTGCCCTCTGCACCTCCTcaggaagaggctgaggcagtggCTAGTGGCCCTCACTTCTCAGACCCTGTCTCACTCTCCACCAAGAGCCATTCTCAGCAGCAGCCACTGTCTACTACATTGGGTTCTGTGTCTGTCACCACCATTGAGCCGTGTGTTCAGGTTGGAAGTCCTGCTAGACATTCTCTGCACCCTCCCTTGTGCATCTCTATAGGTGCCACTGTCCCCTACTTTGCAGAAGGCTCTGGGGGCCCAGTACCTACCACCAGCGCCTTGATCCTTCCTCCAGAGTACAGTTCATGGGGCTACCCCTATG AGGCTCCACCATCCTATGAGCAGAGCTGTGGTGCTGGTGGTACAGATGTTGGCCTGATCCCAGGGAGCTGA
- the Arrdc1 gene encoding arrestin domain-containing protein 1 yields MGRVQLFEIRLSQGRVVYSPGEPLAGAVHLRLGAPLPFRAIRVTCMGSCGVSNKANDGAWVVEESYFNSSLSLADKGSLPPGEHNFPFQFLLPATAPTSFEGPFGKIVHQVRASIDTPRFSKDHKCSLVFYILSPLNLNSIPDIEQPNVASTTKKFSYKLVKTGSVVLTASTDLRGYVVGQVLRLQADIENQSGKDTSPVVASLLQKVSYKAKRWIYDVRTIAEVEGTGVKAWRHAQWQEQILVPALPQSALPGCSLIHIDYYLQVSMKAPEATVTLPLFVGNIAVNQTPLSPCPGPGSSPGLLSPVVPSAPPQEEAEAVASGPHFSDPVSLSTKSHSQQQPLSTTLGSVSVTTIEPCVQVGSPARHSLHPPLCISIGATVPYFAEGSGGPVPTTSALILPPEYSSWGYPYEAPPSYEQSCGAGGTDVGLIPGS; encoded by the exons CTATCCGGGTGACCTGCATGGGTTCCTGTGgggtctccaacaaggccaaCGATGGGGCATGGGTGGTGGAGGAGAGCTACTTCAACAGCTCCCTATCACTGGCTGACAAGG GAAGTCTGCCACCTGGAGAGCACAACTTCCcttttcagttcctgcttcctg CCACAGCACCCACATCTTTCGAGGGCCCCTTTGGGAAGATTGTGCACCAGGTGAGGGCGTCCATCGACACTCCACGTTTTTCCAAGGATCACAAATGCAGCCTCGTGTTCTACATCCTGAGCCCCTTGAACCTGAACAGCATCCCAGATATCGAG CAACCCAATGTGGCCTCTACTACCAAGAAGTTCTCCTATAAGCTGGTGAAGACCGGCAGTGTGGTTCTCACAGCTAGCACGGACCTTCGTGGCTATGTGGTAGGACAGGTGCTGCGGCTGCAGGCTGACATTGAGAACCAGTCGGGCAAGGACACCAGCCCTGTGGTGGCCAGCTTGCTACAG AAGGTGTCCTATAAGGCCAAGCGCTGGATCTATGATGTGCGGACCATTGCAGAGGTGGAGGGCACAGGTGTCAAGGCCTGGAGGCATGCTCAGTGGCAAGAACAGATCCTGGTGCCTGCCCTGCCCCAGTCAGCCCTGCCTGGCTGCAGCCTTATCCACATCGACTATTACCTTCAG GTCTCCATGAAAGCACCCGAGGCCACCGTGACTCTCCCACTATTTGTTGGCAATATTGCTGTGAACCAAACTCCACTGAGCCCCTGTCCAGGCCCAGGGTCTTCTCCTGGGCTGCTGTCCCCAGTGGTGCCCTCTGCACCTCCTcaggaagaggctgaggcagtggCTAGTGGCCCTCACTTCTCAGACCCTGTCTCACTCTCCACCAAGAGCCATTCTCAGCAGCAGCCACTGTCTACTACATTGGGTTCTGTGTCTGTCACCACCATTGAGCCGTGTGTTCAGGTTGGAAGTCCTGCTAGACATTCTCTGCACCCTCCCTTGTGCATCTCTATAGGTGCCACTGTCCCCTACTTTGCAGAAGGCTCTGGGGGCCCAGTACCTACCACCAGCGCCTTGATCCTTCCTCCAGAGTACAGTTCATGGGGCTACCCCTATG AGGCTCCACCATCCTATGAGCAGAGCTGTGGTGCTGGTGGTACAGATGTTGGCCTGATCCCAGGGAGCTGA
- the Arrdc1 gene encoding arrestin domain-containing protein 1 isoform X5 gives MGRVQLFEIRLSQGRVVYSPGEPLAGAVHLRLGAPLPFRGSLPPGEHNFPFQFLLPATAPTSFEGPFGKIVHQVRASIDTPRFSKDHKCSLVFYILSPLNLNSIPDIEQPNVASTTKKFSYKLVKTGSVVLTASTDLRGYVVGQVLRLQADIENQSGKDTSPVVASLLQKVSYKAKRWIYDVRTIAEVEGTGVKAWRHAQWQEQILVPALPQSALPGCSLIHIDYYLQVSMKAPEATVTLPLFVGNIAVNQTPLSPCPGPGSSPGLLSPVVPSAPPQEEAEAVASGPHFSDPVSLSTKSHSQQQPLSTTLGSVSVTTIEPCVQVGSPARHSLHPPLCISIGATVPYFAEGSGGPVPTTSALILPPEYSSWGYPYEAPPSYEQSCGAGGTDVGLIPGS, from the exons GAAGTCTGCCACCTGGAGAGCACAACTTCCcttttcagttcctgcttcctg CCACAGCACCCACATCTTTCGAGGGCCCCTTTGGGAAGATTGTGCACCAGGTGAGGGCGTCCATCGACACTCCACGTTTTTCCAAGGATCACAAATGCAGCCTCGTGTTCTACATCCTGAGCCCCTTGAACCTGAACAGCATCCCAGATATCGAG CAACCCAATGTGGCCTCTACTACCAAGAAGTTCTCCTATAAGCTGGTGAAGACCGGCAGTGTGGTTCTCACAGCTAGCACGGACCTTCGTGGCTATGTGGTAGGACAGGTGCTGCGGCTGCAGGCTGACATTGAGAACCAGTCGGGCAAGGACACCAGCCCTGTGGTGGCCAGCTTGCTACAG AAGGTGTCCTATAAGGCCAAGCGCTGGATCTATGATGTGCGGACCATTGCAGAGGTGGAGGGCACAGGTGTCAAGGCCTGGAGGCATGCTCAGTGGCAAGAACAGATCCTGGTGCCTGCCCTGCCCCAGTCAGCCCTGCCTGGCTGCAGCCTTATCCACATCGACTATTACCTTCAG GTCTCCATGAAAGCACCCGAGGCCACCGTGACTCTCCCACTATTTGTTGGCAATATTGCTGTGAACCAAACTCCACTGAGCCCCTGTCCAGGCCCAGGGTCTTCTCCTGGGCTGCTGTCCCCAGTGGTGCCCTCTGCACCTCCTcaggaagaggctgaggcagtggCTAGTGGCCCTCACTTCTCAGACCCTGTCTCACTCTCCACCAAGAGCCATTCTCAGCAGCAGCCACTGTCTACTACATTGGGTTCTGTGTCTGTCACCACCATTGAGCCGTGTGTTCAGGTTGGAAGTCCTGCTAGACATTCTCTGCACCCTCCCTTGTGCATCTCTATAGGTGCCACTGTCCCCTACTTTGCAGAAGGCTCTGGGGGCCCAGTACCTACCACCAGCGCCTTGATCCTTCCTCCAGAGTACAGTTCATGGGGCTACCCCTATG AGGCTCCACCATCCTATGAGCAGAGCTGTGGTGCTGGTGGTACAGATGTTGGCCTGATCCCAGGGAGCTGA